From Pseudomonas sp. AN-1:
CGGCGGTGGCTGCGCCCTCGCGCGCCCGCACCAGCGGCCGCCCCTCGTTGAACCAGGCGGCCAGGGCCGGCAGCAGGAAGATCGCGCCGAACACGTTGACCAGGAACATGAAGGCCAGCAGCACGCCCATGTCGGCCTGGAACTTCAGCGGAGCGAAGGCCCAGGTGCACACGCCGATGGACATGGTCAGCGCGGTGAACACCGCCGCCGTGCCGCGCTGGCGCATCGCCTCGTAGAAGGCGTGGCGCAGGTCGCGGCCCTCCTCCATCTCGTGCTGGATGCGCTCATAGAGGTAGATACCATAATCGACGCCGACCCCGACCCCCAGTGCGACCACCGGCAGGGTGGCGACCTTGAGGCCGATGCCGAGCAGCGCCATCAGCGCGTTGCAGAGGATGGCCACGATGGCCAGCGGCACCAGGATGCACAGCACCGCGCGCAGCGAGCGGAAGGTCAGCCAGCAGAACAGCGCCACCGAGCCGAACAGCGCGGCCAGCATCAGCACCTCGGCGCGGTCCACCGCCTCGTTGGAGGCCGCCATGATGCCGGCGTTGCCGCCGGCCAGGCGGAAGCTGACACCCGGGGTGACGTCGGCGGCGATGATGCGCTTGAGCTCCTTGACCACGTGGGCGACGGTCGCCCCCTCGTGATCGGTGAGGAACACCAGGATCTGCATCTGCTGGCAGCCGTCGGTGACCATGCCCAGCTCCGACGAGTAGGCGCGCGAGCCCTGCTGCAGGCCGCGCTCGGAGTTGGGGATCGCCGACCAGCGCGGGTTGCCCTCGTTGTTGCCGGCGATCACCACCTTGCCGGTGCCGGTGACGCTGGACACCGACTGCACGCCGGCGACGTGGCGCACGGCGAAGTCGAAGCGGTCCACCGCGCGCATCACCGTCGGGGCCAGGCAGGCCTCGGGGTAGTCCTTGACCTCGACGAACACGGTCAGCACGTCGAGACCGATGGCGTAGCTGCCGACGATCCGCGCGTTGTCGCGGTTGTAGCGCGAGTCGCTGCGCAGCTCCGGCGCGCCGGCGCCGATGTCGCCGGTCTGCAGGTCGCGGGCCTTGAGGGTGCCGACGGTAAGCAGGATGAGACTGGTGCCGAACACCAGCAGCGCCGGGCCGGGCTTGGCCAGGCTGGAAAGCCCCCACCACAGCGGGTGCTTGCGGCCTTCCAGCGGCTTGTTGCTGGGCTGCGCCGAGCGTTCCAGACGCAGGTGGGAGATGATGATCGGCAGCATCATCTTGTTGGTGACGATCATCAGCAGCACGCCGAGGCAGGCGGTCACGCCCAGCTCGTGGACGATGGGGATGTCGATCAGCATGATCACCGCGAAGCCCACGGCGTTCATCAGCAGGGCCAGCGAGCCGGGGATGAAGATCTTGCAGAAGGCCGCATGGGCCGCGTCCTGCGCACTGGCGCCGGCCAGCACGTCCTGCTTCCAGGCGTTGGTCATCTGCACCGCGTGGGACACGCCGATGGAGAAGATCAGGAACGGCACCAGGATCGACATTGGGTCGATGCCCAGGCCCAGCAGCGGCAGCAGGCCGAGCAGCCAGACCACCGGCAGCAGCGCCACCACCAGCGCCACCACGGTCAGCTTGAGCGAGCGCGAGTAGCCCCACAGCAGCGCCGCGGTGATCAGGAAGGCCACCACGAAGAAGCCCATCACCGCGCCGAGGCCCTCGACCACGTCGCCGACGAGCTTGGCGAAGCCGACCACGTTGATCTCGATCTGCTCATTGTTGTACTTGCTGCGGATTTCCTCGAGGCGCTTGGCCACCTCGACGTAGTCGACCTTCTCGCCGGTCTTCGGATCGACGTCCTGCAGGTCGGCGCGCACCATCGCCGCCTTCAGGTCGGTGGCCACCAGGCGGCCGATCTGTCCGGAGCGCGCGGTGTTGCTGCGCACCTGCTCGAGATCCTCGAGGGTGCCGGCGAAGCGCGGCGGCACCACCACGTCGCCGAAGAAGCCGTCCTCGGTCACCTCGACGTACTGCACGTTGGGGGTGAACAGCGAGGTCACGCTGGAGCGGCTGACCCCGGAGGTGAAGAACACGTCGTCGGTGACCTTGCGCAGGGTATCGAGGAACACCGGGTTGTAGATGTCGCCCTCGCCCTTCCAGCGCACGCTGACCAGGAAGCGGTTGGCGCCGGTGAACACCTTGCTGTATTCGAGGAAGTTCACCATGTACTCGTGGCGCAGCGGGATCAGCTTGTTGAAGCCGGGGTCCAGCCGCGTCTGCAGGGCGCTGGCGCCCAGGCCGACGGTGATGGCGATGAACAGCGCCATCAGCGCGCGGCGGCGGGCCATCAGCAGGTCGGCACAGGCCTCGACCCAGCGATCCACCCGGGAGGTTTGTCCTTTCATCACGTCACCCTCAGTCCTGCGCGGCGGTGATGCCGCCGCGGAAACTCTTGAACACGCCCTGCTCGCCGCCGACCACCAGCACACGCTCGTCCAGCGCCGCTACCGAGGTCAGGGTGCCGAGGCTCTTCAGGCGCAGGCTG
This genomic window contains:
- a CDS encoding efflux RND transporter permease subunit, with translation MKGQTSRVDRWVEACADLLMARRRALMALFIAITVGLGASALQTRLDPGFNKLIPLRHEYMVNFLEYSKVFTGANRFLVSVRWKGEGDIYNPVFLDTLRKVTDDVFFTSGVSRSSVTSLFTPNVQYVEVTEDGFFGDVVVPPRFAGTLEDLEQVRSNTARSGQIGRLVATDLKAAMVRADLQDVDPKTGEKVDYVEVAKRLEEIRSKYNNEQIEINVVGFAKLVGDVVEGLGAVMGFFVVAFLITAALLWGYSRSLKLTVVALVVALLPVVWLLGLLPLLGLGIDPMSILVPFLIFSIGVSHAVQMTNAWKQDVLAGASAQDAAHAAFCKIFIPGSLALLMNAVGFAVIMLIDIPIVHELGVTACLGVLLMIVTNKMMLPIIISHLRLERSAQPSNKPLEGRKHPLWWGLSSLAKPGPALLVFGTSLILLTVGTLKARDLQTGDIGAGAPELRSDSRYNRDNARIVGSYAIGLDVLTVFVEVKDYPEACLAPTVMRAVDRFDFAVRHVAGVQSVSSVTGTGKVVIAGNNEGNPRWSAIPNSERGLQQGSRAYSSELGMVTDGCQQMQILVFLTDHEGATVAHVVKELKRIIAADVTPGVSFRLAGGNAGIMAASNEAVDRAEVLMLAALFGSVALFCWLTFRSLRAVLCILVPLAIVAILCNALMALLGIGLKVATLPVVALGVGVGVDYGIYLYERIQHEMEEGRDLRHAFYEAMRQRGTAAVFTALTMSIGVCTWAFAPLKFQADMGVLLAFMFLVNVFGAIFLLPALAAWFNEGRPLVRAREGAATADASQRRSQAGAKEATACV